From the Diadema setosum chromosome 3, eeDiaSeto1, whole genome shotgun sequence genome, the window GATCGCCCATCCAGCTCCAGCTGCAGATAAGCATGGCTCAAATCTAGCTTACTGAATGACGTACCACCAGATAGCGATGTGTATAACTCCTCCACTCTTGGCAATGGGTATATATATCAGTCTTGGAGACACGATTGACTGTTGTTTTATACTCCCCGCATATTCGCAATGCGCCTGACTCTTTCAAAACCGGCACAATTGGGGTTGCCCATCTCGAGAATCTCACCGGTTGAATCACTCCCTCCTCTTGTAGACGGTCTTTTTCAACGAAAACGGAACAGACCGCGCCTTACAAAACTTGGACTGGGCATCCTCCTGAATGGCAATCTGAATTGTTTGCCCCTTCAGTTTGCCCAGTCCATCATGAAAAAGGTCGTTGTAATTTGCAAGCACACTGTCGAGGGAGTTGGTCTGCTTTACCACTGCGATGGTGTTCCAATCGAGCTTCAGCCGCGCTAACCAGTTCCTCCCCAGCAAATTTGGCCCATCACCTGCAACAACTAGCAAGGGGAGTTCCAGGTCCTGGGCATTATGCCTCACATTCACATTGCATGCGCCCACTACTGGTATCTTATCCCCTGTGTAAGTTCTTAACACCACATCAGACTGTGACAGCTGGGGTTGATGTTTCCATGCACGATAAGTTGCCTCGCTCACTATCGATAGTGTAGCTCCTGTATCGATCTCCATCACAGTGTTATTCTGGGAAATCCCCAACTCGAGCAACATTGGAGCCTCCTTTTTTGGTGATGCCTTGTGCATGAAGTACTCCTCATTGTTGTCCTTGGGAGGGGTCGACTCTTCCGCGCTAATCTCTGCCATAAACTTTGTGTGGACCTCCTTCCTCTGCCCGGAATTAGTCTTACTCCGGCAGACTTTCGCGAAGTGTCCACGCTTTCCACAATTATGACAAGTGGCGTCGACTGCTTTGCACTTGCCCATCTCGTGCCCCTGTCCACAGCGATAGCACGAGTTGCGATGTTGACCTCCGGTTTTGCCCTTTTTGTGTCCTGCCTGCTGCTTGAACACTCTGTTAGTTGCACCATTTCCGCGTGGAGCCTGTGTTGATTGCAGATCACACACATTTCTTTCCGCCATCTCCACACTTGTCGCAATGTCAACGGCCTTGGCGAGATCAAGCTTCTTCTCAGCTAGAAGAATACGTTGGATCCGATCATGTCTGATGCCGCAGACTAATCGATCGCGAATCATCTCCCCTAGAGTCGAACCATAATTGCAGTGCTCTGCCATTGACTTTAGTGCAGCTATGAATTTACTGATTGTTTCTGAGTCTTTTCGAAAACGGCTGTTGAACTTGCACCGGTCAACAATCTCACTTGGTGCTGGGGTGTAATGCTCCGTCATTACCTGGACAAGTTCAGCATACTTCTTGTCCGCTGGCTTGGCTGGAGAAACAAGACTGCGGAGAAGACTGTAAGCTGCTGGCCCAATGACAGTCAGCAATGTAGCTTGCCTCTTCTCCTCTGCTTCAATTCCATTGGCTTTGAAGTACAGGTCCAATCTCTCTATGTATTGGCACCAGTCGATTCCCTCTCGGAATTCTTCTATATTTCCTACCAGACCAGCCATTTTACAGAAGTTTAATCCTCGTCGCCAGTATTATAACCTTAGTATCTATGTGTGAAGTATATAGCTAGGTTATATGCACGCAAAAGAAAGTAGACGTTGACTCAGTGGCTGCAATTACCGGACTGACTTTATTCCAGTCTATGTACATCTTTTATACAGTGAGTTCCATGGGAACGGAAGGGGTTAATTGTGGTCAGCAGTGGTCAGTAAGGAATGCATCAAGTCTAACCACTGGCGTCTTACAGTAGATAAGAGAAAGATGATAGATAGTGTGGCATCAGAAGAACAGAGAGTAACTGTTATCAGAGAGGAGAGAAAACAGGGCTGAAAGTAGAGAGGGTGAGAGCAAGAGCGGAATAATAATACAGTAGTCTCAACCTCAGACTTGCATAAGATCAGTTTATCTGgcagggggtttccccctcccacagtgagaactttttgcatattgatgttgtaaatggtgcaatttgattcatttttttttttttgcgtgttctatcgacttgaaacagtccaacatgtttaaggtagcagtacattttatgtagattattattgaacaattttgcctttaaatggtatcatttagagatacttcttgtcttaattcttacactgaagatcatgaacgtgatcatgaattttgacattgtacagtccaaaagcggTCGTTTgcagctatatatatattttttcgctttggaaattaagggggcgcaccgggcgcatttgctggcaatttaatactggcagcaacatcaggagaatgacataacgattaaatgcgagcgagcgaagcgagcgagcttgaaaattttgacattttacagtcccaaaactgccgtttgtagctacattttctcgctttgaaaattaagggggggggggaggccaccgggcgcaactgctggcaattacccggcagcaacatcaggaggatAGCATTATAGCGATTAaaagcgagcgagcgaagcaaacgagcttgaaaattttgacattgtacagtcccaaaacggcagtttgtagctatattttttcgctcaggaaattaaggggtggggggtgggggcgcatcgggcgcaactgctgacagttactggcagcaacatcaggagaatgacataacgattaaatgcgagcgagcttgaaaatgttgacatttcacagtcccaaaactgccgtttgtagctatatctttctcgctttgaaaaataagggggggggggacgcaccgggcgcaactgcaggtAATTACccagcagcaacatcaggagaatggcatgacgattaaatgcgagcgagcgaagcgagcgagcttgaaaattttgacattttacagtccaaaaactgccgtttgtagctgtacttttttcgctttggaaattaagggatgggggcgcatcgggcgcaactgctggcaattactggcagcaacaaatatctcgtaaacacatttatgatgtaatctggggaaatttcaatcccagaagtgtatacaatttttttaggggggggggggatcctcCGTTAAGtgaaagtatctagatatcttCTCCCACCCAAGGAACATTTGCATTTCcttaaactgaagtaacagacctggtgcacactttggatgaaacatttttaaatctgtcaatctaaagtgtattaagtagaaatgattgaacggggagggtatgggaggggttaGGCCTATCCCACTCTTATATaggcgagggagattttgtattttcagaattgaaattcagccatctttgggtgaaatatttagacagtcttctatcaaaaaaaaaaaaagtaagaacatttccacatctcgggagttacgaggaggagcaaaatgatctgtttgtccccaatacttttatgggggaaccatccccctccccctccatcgacgCATCTGCAtaatatgagggagcttttgtaagtgaaagatctgctgcacactcttagataaatataaggaaataaaacgtcaatctcaaaagtgtacaaagtctatcgaaagggacccagtagcttttgcatatttatgattgcaattcagcgatccggtgcataattctggcggtagttgtccaattttccataaagaaagttcgagatttgtcctcatctcgggaattgcttgggggacaaaatgATTTGTCACCCCCAACGTCATCCACTGCACACGATTGAACTTTTAACGCGCTCGGTTTCGCGCGcttgcgctttttttttttttttttttgggggggggggatataagGTACTTGGCACAATAACGAAGAACGGTTTCTACAGAAGTCGACTTGTAGTGGCAAAGTATAGTGACAGCTCTTCATGTAACCCGGGATAACTTGTGACATGCGACAACTAACACACCAGTTTTCCTCTGATCAAAACCTTTTTGAGAACAAATTGCTGGATAAAGGTAAATATAGTTTTATTCACTTGAATAGATTTATTCCGCGAGATCACttttgtacattatgtgttAAAAACCTTAACATAAAACAGTAAC encodes:
- the LOC140246708 gene encoding uncharacterized protein, yielding MAGLVGNIEEFREGIDWCQYIERLDLYFKANGIEAEEKRQATLLTVIGPAAYSLLRSLVSPAKPADKKYAELVQVMTEHYTPAPSEIVDRCKFNSRFRKDSETISKFIAALKSMAEHCNYGSTLGEMIRDRLVCGIRHDRIQRILLAEKKLDLAKAVDIATSVEMAERNVCDLQSTQAPRGNGATNRVFKQQAGHKKGKTGGQHRNSCYRCGQGHEMGKCKAVDATCHNCGKRGHFAKVCRSKTNSGQRKEVHTKFMAEISAEESTPPKDNNEEYFMHKASPKKEAPMLLELGISQNNTVMEIDTGATLSIVSEATYRAWKHQPQLSQSDVVLRTYTGDKIPVVGACNVNVRHNAQDLELPLLVVAGDGPNLLGRNWLARLKLDWNTIAVVKQTNSLDSVLANYNDLFHDGLGKLKGQTIQIAIQEDAQSKFSAPAIFQRTIEGLLADIPHTVAFLDDVLVTGATEKEHLENLDKVLNRLNDAGLRLKREKCVFFAPEVTYLGHRISQTGIHPTEEKVTAVKEAPTPTNVSELKSYLGILNYYGKFMPNLSTVLEALHVLLQKNTKCVWGAEQQRAFESSKTLLTSDKVLIHYDAKKPLVLNCDASPLWSGRGPCSQTGR